Proteins from a genomic interval of Perognathus longimembris pacificus isolate PPM17 chromosome 14, ASM2315922v1, whole genome shotgun sequence:
- the Rps29 gene encoding 40S ribosomal protein S29 translates to MGHQQLYWSHPRKFGQGSRSCRVCSNRHGLIRKYGLNMCRQCFRQYAKDIGFIKLD, encoded by the exons ATGGGTCACCAGCAGCTCTACTGGAGTCACCCCCGAAAATTCGGCCAGGGATCTCGCTCTTG CCGTGTGTGCTCTAACCGCCACGGTCTGATCCGGAAGTACGGGCTCAACATGTGCCGGCAGTGTTTCCGCCAGTATGCGAAGGACATCGGATTCATTAAG ttggacTAA